The following is a genomic window from Elaeis guineensis isolate ETL-2024a chromosome 10, EG11, whole genome shotgun sequence.
aaaaaaaaaagaacaaacttGACAGTAAGGTAGGTGAtcaattattagcgacgatatgTTTGGAAGTTTCAAGAAAAAGGAACAATCGTGTGTTTCTGAGAAAGAAaagctctattttttttattttataaaatattcttcagactttttatgattaaaatatctcTATTCTTTTCTTCCATTTATTGTAGATAATCTtccatttatttttcttaatttttttaatatatctaatataatttttatattttgcttttcTCGAAACTgtaactttgatttttttttttatcaacaaTAAAAGGGGATAGCATACTGCTATCTCTAGCTTCAGTCAAAAAAGAGATACACATGCAAAGAGCCACGTGAAAAACCATTTATATGGACATAAAGAAAAAGCtaaaatcaataatttaagtattaTATAACAATTCTACGTGCTATGACATTTAAAGATTTTCGTGAGTATTATATTGATACATTGAAGTGGGATTTTCACTTGCCACCAAAAAAAAACTAATATTCTATGGTGGGCTCCTTCCATGGTCATGAGCCTAAACAATTATAAGCTTCATTTTAAGatttatcaattttgaaaagacatcATATATGCTAGTTTGCTTTTACAAAATCCATCACATTAGAtgctttaataaaaaaaaaaaagactatcaAGCCTCCTAATTTTCCGTGTATAGGTGTTTATGGCATCCCTTTCAATGTTCTAACAAAATTGATTGCTTCGGCAACGTGCATTGAATAGATACTCCTAGGTTATTTCATGGGATCCACCAAGGAGGGATTCTTGACAAGTAGTTtggcaaaattttaaaaaaattgaatggtCAACTTTTGGGATGTATTTGGTTGGAAAAAATTAAGCTCCATcggaataaaaataaatatctccCACTCCAATCATTTGATTGGGATGAATTCCACCTTCGTTCTCATTTCAAAGTAATAAAAATGCTTCAACTTTCAAAAACCTAATTTTGATTCTCCGTCTAATGTTTAAATCTCATTTTCCCATattcatattaaaaatttaatttttaacaagaatctattattttattgatttttcaaaaatttacttataaatatcCCAACTCTGATTTCAAATTGAAATCACGAACCAAGAAGGATATGCTATTCCGAGAAGGATATTTTCTTAGCACATGCATTGAAATCTCGATGCAGGTGGGGCCATCCCATTTGGCCTTGCATGCTGTCCACTTTTGAAGGAATGTAATTCCCAATTTCCTCACACGATCTCTATGAACGGACGTGATGGTCTTTGACGGCGGACATTGGAGATAGGTTTGAAGCCCATCGTAACTTCTCCATGCCTTCGTGACAGCATCCTCCTTCTTGCCTAAGAAATGGTATGTTTGATGGATTGCAAATATTGGTCCCTGTTTCCAAAGTTTGGTATTTTAGCAGTATGTTTGATTACAAACCTTCCACCTCCCTAACTTCGCCCATAAAATAGGTGGAAACAAACCCAACTAGTTACTAccaataataaaaagaaaaaaaaagacccAACTAGTATAGAATATAGAATAAAACGCCATGCGCAGCGGGCGCACGGTTCCTCCAATTCTTATGATTAGTTAAAGTTCATCAAAAACTAAACCTCCTGCGTACGCCGCCATGCCACGGCGCTTTCCCAATCCCAATCATCATTATTTTTGAATGAAAGtgaatcttttaaaaaaaatagaaaaatgaatCAATTTTGATATTACGCTCCTATCAAGGACATAGATGGCTAAAGAAGTTCTATATGggcaataaaaatttatttattaattttttaaatatttttttgatacgtATAGATaatcatattattttaatatgaatacaatctaaaaaattaaaatataaaatatctcataaaatttattaacaaaCATCGTcctgatgtcaaatctaatctcCGATTACTTAATAATAAAAATGCAACTTAATCTATcgtgttatttattttttaaaaaaaatactgataGACACCATAATGAAACGACAAAGAGATCTTCAGATATTGTGGCAGAATGGAAAGTTTTCAGATGCTTCATCTCATTTCGGATCCAATTAATATTTATAGTGAAATCATCCTCAATAAATATTcttctagatatttttttaaaatattctctccatctaattgatcttttaaatatatttttttatttaattaattttttttaatttatatttcaatCAAAATTGAATATACGGAGAATATGACCATTTTGATTCTATTGCAAATCAACTACACCCAAAAATAAAACATGGATCATATTTTGATTTGCTGTTTTACTCTCACCGTACGgtagctttacagtccagtaattATCTTTGATCAATTCAAATCGATGACCACGGCGTGTCAAGCTGCATATTTGTGTCTGTACAAACTTGTCAAAACTATATCTTTTTCGTCCACATTTTAACAGGACGGGTGGCATCTAGACAAAATAGGACCAAGGTAGGCTAgactttgaaagaaaaagaataaggaggaccaaagaaaaaaataaataaataaataaagaaaattagGTGAAGAGTGAAACATTAACATCCTGTACAATGAACACCTCGGGTTTCACCATTTATCCACGGGGGTACAGTAGAACTCGCTACCAAACTTACTATGTACAACTTTAAAAATATCTATAACAAAAAGTTCAAATCTAAGTGCCTTAGCAACCAATTAAAGTAGTGAAATAAAATAAAGAGAACGCAAAATTCTCTAAAACCCATGGGCATTTCCGCCGGCTACTTAAATCTCGCCAGCCAAacctctctccatctcctcccTTGGCCCCTTCCTCTCAAGAGGAAGGCTATAAGCCAATACCACTTCATCCTCTTCACTCCCCCCTTCCTTCCAACCTTTTCCCCATTTATTCTCTCTCTTATCCTCCTCTCTTGCTGGCATttttgatttcccaaaccaattaaatttctttcttaaattagaaaggagagagaggagggaaagaGAGAATATCCAATTAGTCCAAAATGGAAAGGAAAAGTAATAGAaatagagaggaagaaaaggacaAAGGAAGCGTAATTATATTTTGATACGCGGATTTATTTTTGGTTCTCCTCTCTAGTTTATCGCCCCCCTCTCCCCCTTTTCCTTTTGCAGACATCTGTTGTTGCTTGTCAATTGTCACCGTCTCACCGACCGACTTCCTTTTATAGGGCGCCtacttctcttcttcctcccttcctCTCCTCTCGCACTCCCACCATCCCCCATACATCTTCTCTCTTTGTGGGCTTTGGGTaaaaagggaagaaagaaagggagagaagagaaagaggggcggagagagagaggggagggagatGGAGGAGGGCAAGAAGTCGTCGGTGTCAGATGCGGGGGCGTGGGCCATGAACGTCGTCAGCTCGGTGGGCCTCATCATGGCCAATAAGCAGCTCATGTCCTCCGCCGGCTACGCCTTCTCCTTCGGTCAGTATCGTCCTCCACCACCACTCACCACTATCCCCTCTCATCAACGATCAAAGGAATCATTAGATCTGTCCTCCTACTCTTTCCTTTCTATTACTATGTGAGATTTATTCGCAATGATTTGATTTGTTGGGAGTAATGTTGCATATGGGAGCTTTGGTTTCTTCCGCTACATACTCATATATGGATATGAAGTCCGATCTGGTCCTGTATCTCCtgaattctttttttattttttttttgggtgttggTTTGCATTTAATATTGTTTTGGCCACCTAATGTATTGTTTCAaatgtttgtttatttttttttaaaaaaattatggcatGGATTTCTTTCATATGTGATTGTATCTTCTTCTTTGTTCTCTTCCATTATTAATGTTttttttgggttttttttttttggttatttttAGCCACCACGCTAACTGGGTTCCACTTTGGCGTAACGGCATTTGTGGGTTTCGTGTCGAATGTTACCGGACTTTCTTCTTCAAAGCATGTTCCTCTGTGGGAGCTTCTCTGGTTTTCTATTGTTGCCAACACATCCATCACTGGGATGAACTTGAGTCTTATGCTCAATTCTGTTGGCTTTTATCAGGTGCTGTAGAGTCTCATCTTCTCCATTctgataaaattacataaaaatcaaGGCATCGAATGAGTGATATTTCTCTTGTTGTGCTGTAGATCTCGAAGCTGAGTATGATTCCAGTTGTCTGTGTGATGGAGTGGATCCTTCATAGTAAGCACTACTCTAAAGAAGTGAAGATGGCTGTGGTGGCAGTTGTTGTTGGTGTTGGTGTCTGCACGGTGACGGATGTGAAAGTTAATGCTAAGGGGTTTCTATGTGCTTGTATTGCAGTATTGTCCACATCCTTGCAACAAATTGTGAGTAATTTCTTGTTGCTTTTAATTTCACCTTGGGTGATCTATAATTTTTCCAATGCCCTGTTCTCTTGTTTTCTAGGTTCTAACTGTTTACCAGTATTTGAAAATACTTGCTTAGATGTTTATAAATCAGAGGGAGTAATAGAACGAACATGTTGGAGTCATGCAAAGTGAATGCTTCTGATTGCTTCATCACTCAATTTGTTTGCCCTGCGGTTACTCCTTTTTGTTTACTTGGCTGATTTTGTAATTGTGGTGGTAGAATTATAAGTTATTGCTTGTCTGGAATGAAGTTTTCTGAATAGAAATGTGCCTTTTCTTTGCATCCCATGTGAATTCAATATGCCGTAGCTGATCACTTTTGTGTCTTCAATGTTGGTATCTAGATGATGTTAGTTGCTTTAATGGAGGTTGCTTCTCTGTATCAAGATCTGAGCTACATGTCCTAGTAATGTTTTGTCAGTAATTGAAATCATATTTATTCAGAATGGAGGTTGGTTAAGGCATATGTGAAAGGTTACCAAGCTGATCTAATGCGCATTTCAAAGATATAAGTTGAGGATTTTCTTTTTCACAGATTAGTAGGGTATATAAGAGGGGAGAGGTGGAGGTGCTGGAAGACTTTTTTTATTATAAGTCCAGCAAACAGGATCAAGTTGTTGTCAGTAACAGTGCAAGATTCACACTTTCTGCTAATTTACGACTATTTTAAAAGGTTTAAGACTTTTAGACCATTCTTTACTCTTGCACAAGCCTTTAaatgtcaatctcctttatagACAACTAATTACAGACTTTTTTAGGGTAAAGCTAGTCTTGCAAATGTTTGCTGGAGCTCTAGATACTTGAACTCTGTCGCATTTTTTGATATTGTAGTTCTGATTGTGGGAAATTGAGATGGGAAGTATGGTTAGCAAACATTTTTGAAGTGGAATCATGAAAGAATATACCAAAGCAGGTTAGAAACTTATGGGAAACACATTAAAAACCACAGAATAGCCATTTAGAAACTGATCTGACACGCTGTCCTACTGCTCATTCCTAGTACCTTTTATGATTTTTGATGTAATTTCCTGCTGGTTTACTTTATGATTTCATTTCATGTGCTTCCGCATGTTTGTGCCCACTTGGAGAACCAAAAGCCATTTCTGAGGCACATTTTTCAGGAACTGTAAGATACATTTTTTCTGATAAGAATGCCTACTTATAGTTATAACTATTTTGCCCTCAGGTATAGAGCATTGTTATAGTTTGGAGGTTAGGGTGTCAGGATTATATGTATTATATGATTTAGTTGTGAATTAAGAAATAATAGACTGTTTTATGGGACAAGCATATATCATAAGTTGTGAATTCGAAACATTGATATGTTTGCCAACAGGATTTTGAAGCATGTTAAATTGAAGAGAACTATACTATATCTGAACTCAGATCAATGTGGGAATTAGTCAAAATGTCATGGTGGACCTGCTTCTAACACTTGGAAGGATTCTCAGTGATGCAAGGGATTTTCCTTGTATACATGAAATGTGAGACGTCATGTAATGTACCACTTCggtcataatttaattattatgatTCATCTGGATGATAATAGAAACAAGGACatgatttgagagaaaggagggaaacTTACCTGATAGGTATCACCCAGGTTCAAGTATCTTGGGATTCATCACTCGAGGCTTGAACCCAGACAATCGTCCTTTTAAGTGGTGGAAGCAGCCACTGCAACAATGCTGAGTTCATTTGTACATATAACCCATTATAATCAATTGATATATATTATGCAACATGATTTGCCAATTTTTGTGAATATCTACACAGTCAAGGTATGAGTGTAAATTGATATTCAAGAGAAACCTCAACATGTAACTTTGTTATTGCCACAGGATGTAAGAGGAGTAAATGGATGAGGATATTTTGAATACTGTTAAGAGAAGGTGGATGTTATTACTGAAAAGAACACGATGGATATTTGTAAAAGTGCACTTTTAGAGCACTCTATAATCACAAAAAAATCAGTGGAACTTGGTGGATGATTTTAATAGCCATCATTTTTGCAGAACTTTCTGTAAGATACCAATGTTAGTTGTTGTCCATGGCTAATCAAAACACAGTAATCATGAGAATGCCCAGGTGCTCATTTTACCAGAGAGGGCAGAATTGCAGGTAAATTCAAGGATGTCTCGGACATGTCCTGATGTTTtaagatcttttctttttttttttttttttaaaaaagtttatcAATTCTGTTTTTGGATGATGAACTGAAATTCGGGTCATTCAGAAGGCACCAAAAAAATATATCACTATAAGCAATCTAACAGGGATGCATGAACCATTCCTCTCTCCAACAGAAGAGGTGGATTTTTGATGTGGTGGAAGCTAGGCACATTCACCTGACTTTGATGATGTAAGGTGGCATTCATGTTGTTTTAGTTGCTTGATATTGCAGTTTGTGGTAGTCTGGTGGCCACTATGATCCTATTCTGATGAGGATCAGAACCATGTTTGAAAAGGGATGAAGTGGATATGTTTCCCATTGTCTCTTATTGTCTTTCACATCTTCAAATATGGCATTCCTTCTGAAGGTGAAAATCTACAATCTATGGCTATGGCTTAGTGTAAACAGGTGGACTTTGATTGTATTTATCGAGTTTTTCTGGTTGTGGTCTGGTCTTTTATTGGTTCATTGTCATTTGGTTAAGGGGTCCGCTGATAGGATGTAAATTGACTTGAGGAAGGTAATTGCTAGGCAGATGAATCTAAGAATCTTGTAAGAAAAGATGGCCAATGAACTAACTGGAGAAGAACTATGATGATGATCCACTTTGATGGGGGATATGCATATTGGTTTTGACAGGAATGTTAGTGGAGATTCATGATTTGGAACATCACAGATAGTGTAGGATTTGATAATTATTGTTATGATTATAAAAGGCAGAGTAAATTGCTCTTATCTCAAGAGGAACCAGAGTAAATCTAGTGGTGAATCTCCTCTTTGCCGAGAAATGACTTGCATTTCTTGAAACATATATATCTTGTTTGTTTTTTATTTTCGAAGCTTTACTGTCCAGATTTGGGTAGAGTTCCCATTGCACATCCatctttttcttatattttaGTAATGTCTTAGGAACTTACAGTTTCTTTTGATCACACTTTTACTCCTGTAAAGGTAGGCAATTATACTTCATCCGTAATGACCTGTGTTGTCTTTGAAATATCCTTGTAGGTTTGTCTAATCCTTTTGGTATGGAGTATCAccttgctacagacttttgattGATGGTAGCCAAGTGCATATGTTTTCTTAAATGACCTCATAAATATTAAGAAGAATTACTTTTGTCTATTGGTTGGGACTTTGGCTTTTCTGATTCCTGCCAGCTCATATTTGGGTTTTCTGTTTTTCTGTGCAGTCCATTGGTTCCTTGCAGAAGAAGTATTCAATTGGTTCTTTTGAACTGCTGAGTAAGACGGCCCCAATACAAGCTATTTCTCTTCTGCTTCTTGGACCTGTCATAGATTATTACCTCAATGGCAAATCTATAATAAATTACAACTTTTCTTCTGGTGCAACGGTAAGTTCCAATTACCTTTCTTTGTTATTGTTATTGTTGTTCTAATACACGGGAATGAAACATAACACTTTGAACTAAATCATGCAGTTCTTCATACTACTCTCATGTGCGCTTGCCGTATTCTGCAACATGAGCCAGTACCTCTGCATTGGCCGTTTCTCAGCAACTTCATTCCAAGTTCTGGGCCATATGAAAACTGTGTGCGTGCTAATGCTTGGTTGGCTATTGTTTGATTCACTGCTGACACTGAAAAATATAATGGGAATGGGGATAGCTATTGTGGGGATGGTTATCTACAGCTGGGCTGTGGAGTTGGAGAAGCAAGCAAATGCTAAGATTGCTCTCACTAAAACTAGCCTAACTGAAGATGAAATCCGGCTTTTGAAAGATGGAGTGGATGATGCACCTGCAAAAGATGTAGAGCTTGGGGAAGCAAAGGCCTAATTGTTGCTTGTGGTTTAATGAAGCATACAATATTGGGCTGGGTATGGTTGAGTCTTTGGGGACTCGAGCCATGAAAGGTCAGCACCTTCTTCGATTGTTGAAATTCTTTGTAATAGGGGTTTGTTTACCAGCATCAGGAGGTGGAGGTGTAAAGGTTATCTGTTCGTTACTGCCATAGTGTCCTAGGCTGCATTACActccattttattttatttttctcatgCATGGTTTCCAAGGGAGGATAGAGTATCCTATGGAAACACAGTAATATTTATCTTCACAGAAGGACATTAAGCaaagttttttttattaaattaaatttgttcatTTTGATGTTGAAATGAATGATGTTCTACAATCTGGTTTTTGTTTCAAAATGTGTTATTTTGAGATTTTCCCTGGTACTGCATGGTTGCCTCCCATGGAAGCCTGAGCTTTATACTACCATGTTTTGAATATCTGATCTTTGATATGTGTGACCTGTGGCGAGCATGGATCAAGCACCGGTCTGGAATATTGCCGTATGACTGCAAAGTGCTGGCAGGTGCTATTTTCAAGCGGTGAGTACTTTCTCATTTTTTGTATCAAGTTTACGGTCCCTCGAGGACTTGTTAAAAGGTTTTTTCTCCTGTCAAATGACTCTTGCGAGATAACTTGTCACCATAGGGTGGTCTCATCATCAGAATATGGTTAACTGTAATGGAATTATAGGTGGTTGATGGTATAATCTAAGAGGCTGCATTTGATTTCTCAGCAGTAGAAGCACAATTCATCTATACATATCAGAAGTTTGAGTTGTTATTCTTGTGCAGAATGGCAAAGGAATGGTTATTCCTGTTtttatttgagtaaagctttttaTCTCTATACTGGAATAGCTGCAGGGTCAATGGTATTTGTATTCATTAATAAGAAATGGGACAGGAATAGGTGGTCTTATTTCAAGTATAATATTATTCTGCTCCTATAATTCATGAATAAGCAGGATTGGTGCAAAATTTGGCAGGAATGACGCTTAGAAGCCTCATTTGAGGCTTAAGTCCACTCTTATTTATGACGCAAACACAGTGTAAGGGCTTGCTTGATTcgttgacctttttttttttaatctgggtTAGCAAGAGTAAGAAATATAAACTTGAGAAAAAGTGGGTGGATCTATTTTACTACAATATTATAGTAATTTCATCTGGATTAAGTAGGGAAGGGCATGAGGGGCCAAAAATCTCCATAACATTGGGCAAATCAAACAAACATGGAGCTGCCAAGTAGATGACAAGAATCACAAGATAAATTTAATGAAAAGAATCATCTAAGTTTACAATTTTGTATCCTGAAATTCTTAATGTTGGAGACATGGCAAACACCAACTAAATGCATGCAACTGGGACTCAAGATTTGGCTAGCAGAGTGAGTTCAGGAAGACTTAATCATAGTGGTGTTAGATCAGACGCTCCAGTGAGTAGTGCACCAACTAGAACAACAGAAGGAAAACCATGCATCCAGTGCACTGTCTCTGAGAGGTCAGAAGCCATATTAGCAAGGAACGTGCTGGTCGCATGACTTCATGGCTAAATAGTTTACAATTCCTGCTATTCCAGAGCTGCATAGAAAATAAGCAAGAATAGATTGCCTTCTGCTATCATCATTCAGAGAAGGCTGTTTGAAGAAGTCCACTACCATAGCTTAATAAGTGGTTGAAGATACCCAAGGATGTTGGGCAGCAAACGTTTGCCTTGCCGATGCCACCCTATAGCATTTAAGAAAAAGCAATAATATGTAGTTTCAAAATGAGGAAGAGCATCCAAGTTGATATCTCTAAGAACCACTTCCGTTTTTCATGAGCTACATCAACACAACTGGTTATCCATGTGAGGACACATAGGGATGGAGATGATCCTTGGATTTTGGAACAAAGTCCTCATCAAAGATTTGGCTTATTTTGAACAACATCCCACCCGCCTGGAATGATGAATTCAGAGAACTCAAACTAAATCACATCTCTCTTTATTTAGGCATTTTGGGGCAAACAAAAGACCTCTTAGGTCGACTCACTGTGTGCTTGGATGCTGGTTAAAGGATGGATGCTAGAAAATTAATTGGTTAACTTGCCAAATATCATCTAAAAGTTGATGGATAA
Proteins encoded in this region:
- the LOC105052903 gene encoding UDP-rhamnose/UDP-galactose transporter 1, encoding MEEGKKSSVSDAGAWAMNVVSSVGLIMANKQLMSSAGYAFSFATTLTGFHFGVTAFVGFVSNVTGLSSSKHVPLWELLWFSIVANTSITGMNLSLMLNSVGFYQISKLSMIPVVCVMEWILHSKHYSKEVKMAVVAVVVGVGVCTVTDVKVNAKGFLCACIAVLSTSLQQISIGSLQKKYSIGSFELLSKTAPIQAISLLLLGPVIDYYLNGKSIINYNFSSGATFFILLSCALAVFCNMSQYLCIGRFSATSFQVLGHMKTVCVLMLGWLLFDSLLTLKNIMGMGIAIVGMVIYSWAVELEKQANAKIALTKTSLTEDEIRLLKDGVDDAPAKDVELGEAKA